A genome region from Streptomyces pratensis includes the following:
- a CDS encoding relaxase/mobilization nuclease domain-containing protein, with protein sequence MVPDVSTASDSRGLIAYLFGPGRRDEHTNPHIVAAWDMAGAPAPGRDPAATYSQLARRLDHHVDLRTRELGGKKPPQHVWHCPVRTAPGDRYLTDIEWAEVARRVLHATGIAPDGDEKACRWIAIRHADDHIHIMATTVRADGRRPRTHQDGRRAQAECRRIEAEYGLRRLKSGDLTAPRTPISAERAKAERQGQTVTARQWLRERAYAVAAAVHTEADYFTVLQSLGIKVKTRLGPESGEVIGYSLAAPGDTNSAGEPVWYGGSKLAPDLSINRLRERLPDQEMADRPRYAADPAEPWEHTITAIQMAHSVLDSDDDAAAQGHLAAFGDTLYNIASSTSGPHRAELRAAAMAFNRARRSATRADHQAATALRQAAKELAYAANEPGGLAIALLFATVHLARAAAKWHEQRGHEQQATAAKEAFRHLQAAYQQAGTPVLADLTRSAPRASTARRFEQDVRAALPGHTDRILADPAWAALTTTLAHAETVGHNPRRLLADVGTQRELDSAEHPAEVLNWRITAQPNKRAQAARRRNTVTGGSSITPHLSATAMATRLEERSRQR encoded by the coding sequence ATGGTTCCTGACGTCTCCACCGCCTCCGACAGCCGCGGACTGATCGCCTATCTCTTCGGCCCTGGGCGCCGCGACGAGCACACCAACCCCCACATCGTCGCCGCCTGGGACATGGCCGGCGCTCCCGCCCCCGGCCGTGACCCGGCAGCCACCTACTCCCAGCTCGCCAGGCGACTCGACCACCACGTCGACCTGCGCACCCGCGAGCTGGGCGGCAAGAAGCCACCGCAGCACGTCTGGCACTGCCCGGTCCGCACCGCGCCCGGCGACCGCTACCTCACCGACATCGAGTGGGCCGAGGTCGCCCGCCGCGTCCTGCACGCCACGGGCATTGCCCCCGATGGCGATGAGAAGGCGTGCCGTTGGATCGCGATCCGCCACGCTGACGACCACATCCACATCATGGCCACCACCGTCCGCGCCGACGGCCGCCGCCCGCGCACCCACCAGGACGGCCGGAGGGCCCAAGCCGAGTGCCGCAGGATCGAGGCCGAGTACGGCCTGCGCCGTCTGAAGTCCGGTGACCTCACGGCCCCCCGCACCCCCATCAGCGCCGAACGCGCCAAGGCAGAGCGTCAGGGCCAGACCGTGACGGCGCGGCAGTGGCTGCGCGAGCGGGCCTACGCCGTCGCTGCTGCCGTACACACCGAGGCCGACTACTTCACCGTGCTGCAATCCCTCGGCATCAAGGTCAAGACACGCCTCGGCCCCGAGAGCGGCGAGGTGATCGGCTACAGCCTCGCTGCACCCGGCGACACCAACAGCGCCGGCGAACCCGTCTGGTACGGCGGCTCCAAGCTCGCACCCGACCTCTCCATCAACCGCCTCCGCGAACGCCTCCCCGACCAGGAGATGGCCGACCGCCCCCGGTATGCGGCAGACCCTGCCGAGCCGTGGGAGCACACCATCACCGCGATACAGATGGCGCACTCTGTCCTCGACTCCGATGACGATGCCGCCGCCCAAGGCCACCTCGCCGCCTTCGGCGACACCCTGTACAACATCGCCAGCTCCACGAGCGGCCCACACCGGGCGGAACTGCGGGCGGCGGCAATGGCGTTCAACCGCGCCCGCCGCTCCGCCACCCGCGCCGACCACCAGGCCGCCACTGCCCTGCGCCAGGCCGCCAAGGAACTCGCCTATGCCGCCAACGAGCCCGGCGGTCTCGCCATCGCCCTGCTCTTCGCCACCGTGCACCTGGCCCGCGCCGCCGCAAAGTGGCACGAGCAGCGCGGCCACGAACAGCAGGCCACTGCGGCCAAGGAGGCATTCCGCCACCTCCAGGCGGCCTACCAGCAGGCCGGCACACCCGTCCTGGCGGACCTGACCCGCAGCGCACCACGAGCCTCAACCGCCCGACGCTTCGAACAGGACGTTCGCGCAGCCCTCCCCGGCCACACCGACAGGATCCTCGCCGATCCTGCTTGGGCTGCCCTGACCACAACCCTCGCCCACGCCGAGACCGTCGGCCACAACCCCCGACGCCTCCTGGCCGACGTGGGCACCCAGCGAGAACTCGACAGCGCCGAGCACCCCGCCGAGGTCCTCAACTGGCGCATCACGGCTCAGCCGAACAAGCGCGCTCAGGCAGCACGCAGGCGAAACACCGTCACCGGCGGATCATCCATCACGCCGCACCTCTCAGCCACAGCAATGGCAACGAGGCTAGAGGAGCGCAGTCGACAGCGCTGA
- the sodX gene encoding nickel-type superoxide dismutase maturation protease, whose protein sequence is MPEPAQEPWSGRAARKAFQVVEVTGPSMVPTLYHGDLLLVQRGAPVRPGDVVILRHPFQQDLLVVKRAAERRDGGWWVLGDNSYAGGDSTDYGTVPEELVLAKVRARYRPLRKDQRSVLGLLGWAVSAVRRVSPERSDSRRLRAR, encoded by the coding sequence ATGCCGGAACCGGCACAGGAGCCGTGGAGCGGGCGGGCGGCGCGGAAGGCGTTCCAGGTGGTGGAGGTGACGGGGCCGTCGATGGTGCCCACGCTCTACCACGGCGACCTGCTGCTCGTGCAGCGCGGGGCGCCGGTGCGCCCCGGGGACGTGGTGATCCTGCGTCACCCGTTCCAGCAGGATCTGCTGGTCGTGAAGCGGGCCGCCGAGCGGCGCGACGGTGGCTGGTGGGTGCTGGGCGACAACTCGTACGCGGGCGGGGACAGCACGGACTACGGGACGGTGCCCGAAGAGCTCGTGCTGGCCAAGGTGCGGGCCCGCTACCGGCCGCTGAGGAAGGATCAGCGGTCGGTGCTCGGGCTGCTGGGCTGGGCGGTGTCCGCGGTGCGCCGCGTCTCGCCGGAGCGCTCCGACTCCAGGCGCTTGCGGGCCCGGTAG
- a CDS encoding CGNR zinc finger domain-containing protein has product MELAYYSDYAVRLVNTEEPARGKDSLTTVESIRDLFGANGQAARRATDADVTRFRSVRGRLRAVFEAADGGDETLAVDLLNSLLLEFPVSPQISGHDARDADGKPDWHMHLADHPSNATAGFAAIAAMGLAFHLTSHGVDRLGLCEAAPCRNAYLDTSTNRSRRYCSDRCATRANVAAYRARKRLESERSGETRRTADTAQPSSPSTDR; this is encoded by the coding sequence GTGGAACTGGCCTATTACTCGGACTACGCGGTGCGTCTGGTCAACACCGAGGAGCCGGCCCGGGGCAAGGACTCCCTCACCACGGTCGAGTCCATCCGTGATCTCTTCGGCGCCAATGGCCAGGCGGCCCGCCGTGCGACCGACGCGGACGTGACCCGCTTCCGGTCCGTCCGGGGCCGGCTGCGCGCGGTGTTCGAGGCGGCGGACGGCGGTGACGAGACGCTCGCGGTGGACCTGCTCAACTCACTGCTGCTGGAATTCCCGGTGAGCCCGCAGATCTCCGGCCATGACGCACGGGACGCGGACGGCAAACCGGACTGGCACATGCACCTCGCCGACCACCCGTCGAACGCGACGGCGGGCTTCGCCGCCATCGCGGCCATGGGCCTCGCCTTCCACCTCACCTCGCACGGCGTGGACCGGCTCGGCCTGTGCGAGGCGGCGCCCTGCCGCAACGCCTACCTCGACACCTCGACCAATCGATCGCGGCGCTACTGCTCGGACCGCTGCGCGACCCGGGCCAACGTGGCGGCCTACCGGGCCCGCAAGCGCCTGGAGTCGGAGCGCTCCGGCGAGACGCGGCGCACCGCGGACACCGCCCAGCCCAGCAGCCCGAGCACCGACCGCTGA
- a CDS encoding HAD domain-containing protein: MCSPYLLLDVDGVLIPFPAADGSTPATHSRHDVVPAGRNADDPVTVWLDPEHGRLLLDVIRTGLYTPVWCTSWRQGAATLIGPLLGLPDLPYVELPRPQITVSHPNGYLWKRDHVDAWLGDAPAVWIDDDFTSLDYEWATECSAHGKATLLLQPDPLFGLQPEHLTEAREWVARLVCSCPDGAHSP; the protein is encoded by the coding sequence ATGTGCTCGCCCTACCTGCTCCTCGATGTCGACGGCGTCCTCATACCCTTCCCCGCCGCAGACGGCTCGACCCCGGCCACCCACTCCCGGCACGACGTCGTTCCGGCTGGCCGAAACGCCGACGACCCCGTCACCGTCTGGCTCGACCCCGAGCACGGCCGCCTGCTCCTGGACGTCATCCGCACCGGGCTGTACACCCCGGTCTGGTGCACCAGCTGGCGGCAGGGCGCCGCCACTCTCATCGGCCCCCTCCTGGGTCTGCCAGACCTGCCATACGTCGAACTCCCACGCCCACAGATCACCGTCAGCCACCCCAACGGCTACCTCTGGAAGCGCGACCACGTCGATGCCTGGCTGGGCGACGCCCCCGCCGTCTGGATCGACGACGACTTCACCAGCCTCGATTACGAATGGGCAACAGAGTGCAGTGCACACGGAAAGGCGACCCTCCTCTTGCAACCCGACCCTCTCTTCGGGCTGCAGCCCGAGCACCTGACCGAGGCCCGGGAATGGGTGGCACGGCTGGTCTGCAGTTGCCCTGATGGGGCGCACTCACCGTGA
- a CDS encoding NUDIX domain-containing protein — translation MPNNPPDEGDPVAQQTDDQPKALKPALESMTLLVAAVIVHDKATNRVVLLQRSENAKFAQGMWDLPVGKSEPGEPITETAVRELYEETGLTVKPESLKVAHIIHGAWGVESPNGFLTVVFATHEWTGRPENREPRKHSQVRWVDADAVPENFVDTTSSALHQYLTGGPEVSLNGWQ, via the coding sequence ATGCCCAATAACCCGCCCGATGAAGGGGACCCCGTGGCCCAGCAAACCGACGACCAGCCGAAGGCCCTCAAGCCGGCACTCGAATCCATGACCCTGCTGGTCGCCGCAGTCATCGTCCATGACAAGGCCACCAACCGCGTCGTCCTCCTCCAGCGCAGCGAGAACGCCAAGTTTGCCCAGGGCATGTGGGACCTCCCCGTCGGCAAGAGCGAACCAGGTGAGCCCATCACCGAAACCGCCGTCCGCGAGCTCTACGAGGAGACCGGCCTCACGGTGAAGCCGGAGTCCCTCAAGGTCGCCCACATCATCCACGGTGCCTGGGGCGTTGAGTCCCCCAATGGCTTTCTCACGGTCGTCTTCGCCACGCACGAATGGACTGGCAGACCCGAAAACCGCGAACCCCGCAAGCACTCCCAGGTCCGCTGGGTCGATGCCGATGCAGTACCCGAGAATTTCGTCGACACCACTTCAAGCGCCCTTCATCAATACCTCACGGGAGGCCCGGAAGTCTCCCTCAACGGCTGGCAATAG
- a CDS encoding tetratricopeptide repeat protein has product MAAQREADSHLRDAIDAAGCTYEALARDVRRVAAENGEMLQTNKSAVSHWVNGTRAPSGQVGQYLAEALSRRVGRPITRTEIGLHAGDAEEPVEADPVLAVTDLGRADVERRRFLAIAAFTTAGVAMPLSHDHEATARMLRARTGTSLVGAEDVDVVRQITTAFSAADERLGGGHGLTTVCAYLADTAAPMLCERFPSEALRRAAFGAVSELAYLAGWKHHDLGQEGAAQRYYQVGYQLAWEADPHGHAAWMMRALAHQALSLKQPHHCVDLVEGALRLGLGHIDGQTEALLHITHARAYAATEESASAARALLAAEDALLRDDVPQPSYSRVSGPAVGTVASHTARTLTDLADHIGTEQQHRDALTRWDPVKYKRVHALTHADLGDSLAVQARADEAVAAWTQALILMEGMTSDRTRKAISSIRSTLAVYQHRRVPGAADLARRAREALA; this is encoded by the coding sequence GTGGCGGCGCAGAGAGAGGCCGACTCCCACCTTCGGGATGCCATCGACGCGGCCGGATGCACCTACGAGGCGCTCGCAAGAGACGTGCGTCGCGTGGCTGCCGAGAACGGCGAAATGCTCCAGACCAACAAATCGGCCGTCTCGCACTGGGTGAACGGCACCCGCGCCCCGTCAGGGCAGGTGGGTCAGTACCTGGCCGAGGCGCTGTCCCGGCGAGTAGGACGTCCGATCACCCGGACCGAGATCGGTCTGCATGCCGGTGACGCCGAGGAGCCGGTGGAGGCCGATCCGGTCCTCGCCGTCACCGACCTGGGCCGCGCCGATGTCGAACGCCGCCGCTTCCTGGCCATCGCAGCCTTCACCACCGCCGGCGTCGCCATGCCCCTCAGCCACGACCACGAGGCCACCGCCCGCATGCTCCGCGCCCGCACCGGCACGTCCCTGGTCGGCGCGGAGGACGTGGACGTCGTACGCCAGATCACCACCGCCTTCTCCGCCGCCGACGAGCGCCTCGGCGGCGGCCACGGCCTGACCACCGTCTGCGCCTACCTCGCCGATACGGCCGCCCCCATGCTTTGCGAACGCTTCCCCAGCGAAGCCTTACGCCGGGCCGCCTTCGGAGCCGTGTCCGAGCTCGCCTACCTGGCAGGTTGGAAGCACCACGACCTCGGCCAGGAAGGCGCCGCCCAGCGCTACTACCAAGTCGGCTACCAACTTGCCTGGGAAGCCGACCCCCATGGCCACGCCGCATGGATGATGCGCGCCCTCGCCCACCAGGCGCTAAGCCTCAAGCAGCCGCACCACTGCGTCGATCTCGTCGAAGGCGCCCTACGCCTGGGCCTCGGCCACATCGACGGCCAGACGGAAGCTCTCCTCCACATCACACATGCCCGCGCCTACGCGGCCACGGAGGAGAGCGCATCAGCCGCACGCGCCCTGCTCGCCGCCGAGGATGCCCTCCTACGCGACGACGTCCCGCAGCCCAGCTACTCCCGCGTGAGCGGCCCCGCCGTCGGCACCGTGGCCAGCCACACCGCCCGTACCCTGACCGATCTCGCCGACCACATCGGCACCGAGCAGCAGCACCGCGACGCCCTCACCCGCTGGGACCCCGTGAAGTACAAGCGTGTCCACGCTCTCACCCACGCCGACCTCGGCGACAGCCTCGCCGTCCAGGCCCGCGCCGACGAAGCCGTCGCCGCCTGGACCCAGGCCCTGATCCTCATGGAGGGCATGACCTCCGACCGGACGCGCAAGGCCATCTCCTCGATCCGCTCCACCCTCGCGGTCTACCAGCACCGGCGAGTCCCCGGCGCGGCCGATCTCGCCCGCCGAGCCCGCGAAGCTCTCGCCTAA
- a CDS encoding class I SAM-dependent methyltransferase: protein MLAQTSPWHAHAIQRTAAGLAEPLAVPARMEWTTRPGQGPAAEILGPDLRGKRLLELGCGPGHNAAHLATRHGAHITGVDFVGLQVRRARSHYGRLNHLGFVAGHALHYLHASDEQFDAIYSVFGAVGLAAPELLLAAIALHLKPGRVLAFSVPHPQRGGRGASGDDRPRCDFVTLPDRTRLPIARWEFDAVRWERHLGRAGFRLTSAQEFHDLRMGRSPATLLIRAHKL, encoded by the coding sequence GTGCTCGCCCAGACATCGCCGTGGCACGCCCACGCCATCCAGCGCACTGCCGCCGGGCTCGCCGAACCCTTGGCCGTGCCCGCCCGGATGGAATGGACCACGAGACCCGGCCAAGGCCCCGCCGCCGAGATCCTCGGCCCGGACCTGCGCGGCAAGCGACTCCTGGAACTCGGCTGCGGCCCCGGCCACAACGCCGCCCACCTCGCCACCCGCCACGGTGCTCACATCACCGGCGTCGACTTCGTCGGCCTCCAGGTCCGCCGCGCCCGCTCCCATTACGGCCGGCTGAACCACCTTGGCTTCGTCGCCGGGCACGCTCTGCACTATCTGCATGCCTCCGACGAGCAGTTCGACGCGATCTACTCCGTCTTCGGCGCGGTGGGGCTCGCCGCGCCCGAGCTCCTGCTGGCAGCCATCGCTCTACACCTCAAGCCCGGTCGGGTGCTCGCCTTCTCCGTTCCGCACCCGCAGCGCGGTGGCCGCGGCGCTTCCGGCGACGACCGGCCTCGCTGCGACTTCGTCACCCTGCCCGACCGCACCCGTCTCCCCATCGCCCGCTGGGAGTTCGACGCCGTCCGCTGGGAGCGGCACCTCGGCCGGGCCGGCTTCCGTCTCACCTCCGCACAGGAATTCCACGACCTTCGCATGGGTCGCTCGCCCGCCACCCTGCTGATCCGCGCCCACAAGCTCTGA
- a CDS encoding TIR domain-containing protein, translated as MKRKEAAIKLFLSWSGERSKKTAEALWSWLPDVLQYVNPWLSSLDISAGRRGVREITDELSETDFGIICVTPENQNSTWINFEAGALSKQVDGGYVVPFLIGMKTTDLISPLSQFQAVVGDNEGDVRKLLFDINDISGGLAIPHERLERAFQRSWPEFENSIRGIGAISSRGGNLNKVQRSEADMTEEILLISRQLDHRMAEIERYARRADGELRRPSREIRRISEEKFISSSFAKIGWEAVRSSWEGESVVVMAQSAGGHSPPVSHNFVERLAKSLGREVVVLGDAGDVIVRSNLP; from the coding sequence TTGAAGCGGAAGGAGGCTGCTATTAAGCTATTCCTGAGTTGGTCAGGAGAACGCTCTAAGAAGACCGCTGAAGCTCTGTGGTCTTGGTTGCCGGATGTTCTCCAGTACGTCAATCCCTGGCTCTCAAGTCTGGATATTTCTGCAGGGAGGAGGGGGGTTCGAGAGATTACCGATGAGCTCTCCGAAACGGATTTTGGGATCATCTGCGTAACCCCGGAGAATCAAAATTCTACCTGGATTAACTTCGAAGCTGGCGCTCTTTCGAAGCAGGTCGATGGTGGCTATGTCGTCCCGTTCCTGATCGGTATGAAAACTACCGACCTCATCAGTCCTCTAAGTCAGTTCCAGGCCGTCGTCGGGGATAATGAAGGCGATGTACGTAAGCTCCTATTCGATATTAATGACATCTCAGGCGGCTTGGCAATTCCGCATGAAAGGTTGGAGCGCGCATTCCAGAGGAGTTGGCCCGAGTTCGAAAATAGTATCAGGGGTATTGGCGCGATCTCGTCGAGAGGTGGGAATCTGAATAAAGTGCAGCGGTCTGAAGCTGACATGACAGAGGAGATCCTCCTGATCTCCAGACAGCTTGATCACCGTATGGCGGAGATCGAGAGATACGCGCGACGGGCGGACGGAGAACTAAGACGACCGTCTCGGGAGATTCGCCGGATCAGCGAGGAGAAGTTTATTTCATCCTCATTCGCAAAGATCGGGTGGGAGGCCGTTCGCTCTTCCTGGGAGGGCGAAAGTGTAGTTGTCATGGCACAGAGTGCAGGCGGGCATTCTCCGCCGGTTTCGCACAACTTTGTCGAGCGGCTAGCCAAGTCATTGGGGCGGGAGGTGGTAGTGCTGGGGGACGCTGGGGATGTGATTGTTCGCAGCAACCTTCCCTAA
- the sodN gene encoding superoxide dismutase, Ni: protein MLSRLFAPKVKVSAHCDLPCGVYDPAQARIEAESVKAVQEKYQANEDADFRTRAVLIKEQRAELAKHHVSVLWSDYFKPPHFEKYPELHQLVNDTLKALSAAKGSNDPATGQKALDLIAQIDTIFWETKKA, encoded by the coding sequence ATGCTTTCCCGCCTGTTTGCCCCCAAGGTGAAGGTCAGCGCCCACTGCGACCTGCCCTGCGGTGTGTACGACCCGGCCCAGGCCCGCATCGAGGCGGAGTCCGTCAAGGCCGTCCAGGAGAAGTACCAGGCCAACGAGGACGCGGACTTCCGCACGCGCGCCGTTCTGATCAAGGAACAGCGTGCCGAGCTCGCGAAGCACCACGTCTCGGTGCTCTGGAGCGACTACTTCAAGCCCCCGCACTTCGAGAAGTACCCGGAGCTGCACCAGCTGGTCAACGACACCCTGAAGGCGCTCTCCGCGGCCAAGGGTTCGAACGACCCGGCCACGGGCCAGAAGGCTCTGGACCTGATCGCCCAGATCGACACGATCTTCTGGGAGACCAAGAAGGCCTGA
- a CDS encoding phosphotransferase family protein gives MTTNPSAALLDNLLTATGQTTVRREEVRVWSMSGVERVTFPDGSTAIFKYAKKPFDSEDQALRLAHMLGVPVPQIHGSVVLDGWLGMLMEDLGPSARDADDLDGVAAAVVLHSTRTAPGLPVLDREWLRALPIRALEHLERLRKADRWQDADDVEKALDRIAQAAEGRSAGATLAPFGWVHSEFHPTSLHVGGRGWRLLDFARAFTGPGLFDLASWHGTIEPPHLLRLRVFLEQYVVAGGTPDALASRGGLTAENWALGWHRMWAVEWFMEQAVRWINDPATDAGYIKVVHRHLTDVLHLLKI, from the coding sequence GTGACCACGAACCCCAGCGCCGCACTCCTCGACAACCTGCTCACCGCGACCGGCCAGACCACTGTCCGACGGGAGGAGGTGCGGGTGTGGTCCATGTCCGGTGTCGAGCGCGTCACCTTCCCCGACGGCTCCACGGCCATCTTCAAGTACGCCAAGAAGCCCTTCGACAGCGAGGACCAAGCCCTCCGCCTCGCCCACATGCTCGGCGTTCCCGTCCCCCAGATCCACGGTTCCGTCGTTCTCGACGGCTGGCTCGGCATGCTCATGGAGGACCTCGGGCCCTCCGCCCGCGATGCCGATGACCTTGACGGCGTCGCTGCGGCTGTGGTCCTGCACAGCACTCGCACGGCTCCCGGCCTGCCGGTTCTCGACCGGGAGTGGCTGCGCGCGCTGCCCATCCGAGCGCTGGAGCATCTCGAACGGCTGCGCAAGGCCGACCGGTGGCAGGACGCCGACGATGTCGAGAAGGCGCTCGACCGGATCGCTCAGGCCGCGGAAGGTCGCTCGGCCGGAGCGACGCTGGCGCCCTTCGGCTGGGTGCACTCGGAGTTCCACCCCACCAGCCTGCATGTCGGCGGGCGCGGGTGGCGGCTGCTCGACTTCGCCCGCGCCTTCACCGGCCCCGGCCTGTTCGACCTCGCCAGCTGGCACGGGACCATCGAGCCTCCGCATCTCCTGCGGCTGCGCGTCTTCCTGGAGCAGTACGTCGTTGCCGGCGGCACTCCGGACGCGCTCGCCTCGCGGGGCGGGCTGACCGCCGAGAACTGGGCGCTGGGCTGGCACCGCATGTGGGCCGTCGAGTGGTTCATGGAGCAGGCGGTTCGCTGGATCAACGACCCGGCGACTGACGCCGGCTACATCAAGGTCGTCCACCGCCACCTCACCGACGTGCTCCACCTCCTGAAGATCTGA
- a CDS encoding serine/threonine-protein kinase, producing the protein MPKNEPFIIDGVTYERDSTPGGGGSAVVWQVRRRPDGQVFAVKQIKKDSNADSARNKRFKQEIEYGQTSSHPNVVSIHARSEDANFFYYVMEFYPMTLRQVINDETDADVLLDYVRQLCDALAYVHGDGVVHRDIKPENVLVDPEARRLVLADFGIAHFKDSSLTNRGDLLVNRNYLAPEQMVRNNALSIGKPADIFALGLVITEMFTKQNARGRRHALVRDRYPFLADLDLIVEQMLLQNEAQRLRIDTVRGMLRVTLQRLDSAIEEISDDLSPNEGSADSSSGEVERILGRAARDVLSAKHVFERVADRELDRFNLNYHCEVAYRVSAELFNTCAQAVVYASCKAKFDYEGAVQWGENDDALVLSAAKPGLQRELEKILDDFPLPQSSRWGGLPRRSAHLFRFCKDYHCEELLTSIRESVYGEGDGSLRANLISAPILWITRLVRTVLDTDYLDFDKTIREDIGFEHHLSVLWDETLPLNSAREAVGVDLLTEPFNADHVASTLQALEEKWDVSVGELVDGEYSVMFRSRDTYRCFREEALDLAEPGSVFEADVLDLLRPEAEFDDLVALTWGRDFDVAITLGKILRTSTRLS; encoded by the coding sequence ATGCCGAAGAACGAACCGTTCATCATCGACGGAGTCACTTACGAGCGCGATTCAACTCCGGGAGGGGGCGGATCAGCCGTGGTATGGCAGGTCCGCCGTAGGCCCGACGGTCAGGTGTTCGCAGTCAAACAGATTAAGAAGGACAGCAACGCGGACTCCGCTCGCAACAAGCGTTTCAAGCAGGAGATCGAGTACGGGCAGACATCGAGCCATCCGAACGTGGTGAGTATCCACGCGCGCTCAGAGGACGCGAACTTCTTCTACTACGTCATGGAATTCTACCCTATGACGCTGCGACAAGTGATCAACGACGAAACCGATGCTGACGTGCTTCTCGACTACGTGCGCCAGCTCTGCGATGCGCTCGCGTACGTGCACGGCGACGGCGTAGTGCATCGCGACATCAAACCTGAGAATGTCCTCGTTGACCCTGAGGCGCGTCGGCTCGTCCTGGCCGACTTCGGCATCGCCCATTTCAAGGACTCCTCGCTCACGAACCGCGGAGACCTCCTGGTGAACCGGAACTATCTCGCTCCCGAGCAGATGGTGAGGAACAACGCCCTCAGTATCGGCAAGCCGGCGGACATCTTTGCGCTCGGCCTCGTCATAACCGAGATGTTCACGAAGCAGAACGCCCGAGGGCGACGACACGCGCTTGTGCGCGACCGCTACCCCTTCCTGGCCGACCTCGACCTGATCGTTGAACAGATGCTGCTCCAAAATGAGGCGCAGCGGCTCCGCATCGACACCGTACGCGGCATGCTTCGGGTAACCCTTCAGCGGCTCGACTCGGCAATCGAGGAGATCTCCGACGATCTGAGCCCCAACGAAGGGTCCGCCGACAGCTCGTCCGGCGAGGTCGAGCGAATCCTCGGCCGTGCCGCCAGAGACGTGCTGTCGGCGAAGCATGTCTTCGAGCGGGTCGCCGACAGAGAGCTCGACCGATTCAACCTCAACTACCACTGCGAGGTTGCTTATCGGGTGAGTGCGGAGCTGTTCAATACATGTGCTCAAGCCGTTGTATATGCCTCGTGCAAGGCGAAGTTCGATTATGAGGGCGCCGTGCAATGGGGCGAGAACGACGACGCTCTCGTATTGTCGGCCGCCAAGCCGGGACTCCAACGCGAGCTGGAGAAGATTCTGGACGATTTCCCCCTCCCTCAGTCTTCGCGCTGGGGCGGTCTGCCGCGGCGGTCGGCTCACTTGTTCCGGTTCTGCAAGGACTACCACTGCGAAGAGCTGCTGACGAGCATCCGCGAATCTGTCTACGGTGAAGGTGATGGCTCGTTGCGGGCGAATCTGATCAGCGCCCCGATCCTGTGGATTACCCGCTTGGTGCGTACGGTTCTGGACACCGACTACCTGGACTTCGACAAAACGATTCGTGAGGACATCGGTTTCGAGCACCACCTCTCGGTGCTCTGGGACGAGACGCTTCCGTTGAATTCGGCCCGAGAAGCGGTGGGAGTGGATCTGTTGACCGAGCCGTTCAACGCCGACCACGTCGCCAGCACACTGCAGGCACTGGAAGAGAAGTGGGATGTCTCCGTGGGAGAGCTCGTAGACGGTGAGTACTCGGTCATGTTCCGGTCACGCGATACGTACCGCTGTTTCCGCGAAGAGGCGCTCGACTTGGCAGAACCGGGCTCAGTATTCGAAGCCGACGTGCTCGATCTGCTACGCCCTGAGGCGGAGTTCGACGACCTCGTCGCACTCACATGGGGTCGGGACTTCGACGTGGCCATCACGCTCGGGAAGATCCTCCGCACCTCCACGCGCTTGTCCTGA